One Corynebacterium efficiens YS-314 DNA segment encodes these proteins:
- the purS gene encoding phosphoribosylformylglycinamidine synthase subunit PurS, which translates to MARVVVNVMPKAEILDPQGQAVHRALGRIGVTGVSDVRQGKRFELEVDDSVSTADLEKIAETLLANTVIEDFDVVGVEVAK; encoded by the coding sequence GTGGCCCGTGTAGTTGTCAATGTCATGCCGAAGGCGGAAATTCTGGATCCCCAGGGACAAGCGGTCCACCGCGCCCTGGGCCGTATCGGGGTAACCGGAGTTTCCGATGTCCGTCAGGGTAAGCGCTTCGAGCTGGAGGTCGATGATTCCGTCTCCACCGCCGACCTGGAGAAGATCGCCGAGACCCTTCTTGCCAACACCGTCATCGAGGACTTCGATGTGGTGGGAGTAGAGGTCGCCAAGTGA